The proteins below come from a single Cervus elaphus chromosome 4, mCerEla1.1, whole genome shotgun sequence genomic window:
- the LOC122692478 gene encoding sialic acid-binding Ig-like lectin 14 produces the protein MGPLLLLPLLWGGSLQELPGFELRVQESVTVQACMDVRVSCSFSYPANWGYWPVVTSIYWFREGDTPHDDAVATNDRKKRVKPETRGRFRLVGDPRDKDCSLSIEEARISDSGVYYLRVERGPNEKYSYHDKKLNLQVTGMRGETDIQFVEPLESGLPTQLTCSLSLVCAGRKPLLFSWAGDALDEMDPETLHSSELTLTPRPQDHDSKLTCRVTLQGAQVTLERTVQLNVSYAPRNIHISLSFRNVTALKILQDTSSLLVSESPALQLLCVADSNPPAQLGWFQGSPALETAPITSTGILVMPQVGAGIEGEFTCQAQNPLGSQQVSFSLSVQKGPPSCSCETEEPQGSWPLVVTLIRGALMGAGFLLTYGLTWTYYTRCGGH, from the exons ATGgggcccctgctgctgctgcccctgctctGGGGGg GGTCCCTGCAGGAGCTTCCAGGGTTCGAGCTCCGAGTGCAGGAATCCGTGACGGTGCAGGCGTGCATGGACGTCCGCGTGTCCTGCTCCTTCTCCTACCCCGCGAATTGGGGGTATTGGCCTGTTGTGACCTCCATCTACTGGTTCCGGGAAGGGGACACCCCACACGATGATGCTGTGGCCACAAACGACCGAAAGAAACGAGTGAAACCAGAGACCCGGGGCCGATTCCGCCTCGTCGGGGACCCCAGGGACAAGGACTGCTCCCTGAGCATCGAAGAGGCCAGGATAAGCGACTCAGGAGTCTACTACTTGCGAGTGGAGAGAGGACCTAATGAGAAATATAGTTACCATGATAAGAAGCTGAATTTGCAGGTGACAGGTATGAGAGGGG AAACCGACATCCAGTTTGTGGAGCCTCTGGAGTCCGGCCTCCCCACACAGCTGACCTGCAGCCTGTCACTGGTCTGTGCTGGGCGAAAGCCTCTCCTGTTCTCCTGGGCGGGGGATgcccttgacgagatggacccaGAGACCCTCCACTCCTCGGAGCTCACCCTCACCCCGAGGCCCCAGGACCACGACAGCAAACTCACCTGTCGGGTGACACTCCAGGGAGCGCAGGTGACCCTGGAGAGAACCGTCCAGCTCAACGTCTCCT ATGCTCCGAGGAACATCCACATCAGCCTCTCCTTCAGAAACGTCACAG CCCTCAAGATTCTGCAGGACACCTCGTCCCTTCTTGTCTCAGAGAGCCCAGCACTGCAGCTGCTGTGTGTTGCTGACAGCAACCCCCCTGCACAGCTGGGCTGGTTCCAGGGGTCCCCAGCCCTGGAGACCGCCCCCATAACCAGCACCGGGATCCTGGTGATGCCCCAAGTAGGAGCTGGAATTGAaggagaattcacctgccaagcgcAGAATCCTCTGGGCTCCCAGCAAGTTTCCTTCAGCCTCTCTGTGCAGA aaGGCCCCCCTTCCTGCAGCTGTGAGACTGAGGAGCCGCAGGGCTCCTGGCCCCTGGTCGTCACCCTGATCAGAGGGGCCCTCATGGGGGCTGGCTTCCTCCTCACCTATGGCCTCACCTGGACCTACTACACCAG GTGTGGCGGCCACTAG